The proteins below come from a single Streptomyces sp. SCSIO 75703 genomic window:
- a CDS encoding DMT family transporter yields MSALTVVLALLAALSNAAASVLQRRAAALDEGRDGAVHTVVRSLLRLVRDRYWVGGAALLALTTVLQAAALAVGSLAVVQPLMASELLFTLVVGSVIFHRRPDRRTWLAFVALAGGLALFLGAASPTGGRDTAVPGRWVWAGLVLFAVVAGFAAAGRLVRGAPRAALFGSASAVAFGGTAALLKEVTGRFPQGVRAVLTGWPLYATAVVGVIAFLLLQSALRAGTLAASQPALTLGDALTSVALGSALFGEEIGLGVRVLPELIGLALIGLGSIGLARAPSVHGTWDTAPAARDGPGAGPRARPRGAWRAGSSSALPGSAPGTEDDGPRARGRPGRPGRGAGEGGDDG; encoded by the coding sequence GTGAGTGCCCTCACCGTCGTCCTCGCCCTGCTGGCGGCCCTCTCCAACGCCGCCGCCTCCGTGCTCCAGCGCCGTGCCGCCGCGCTGGACGAGGGACGGGACGGTGCCGTCCACACGGTGGTGCGGTCACTGCTGCGCCTGGTGCGCGACCGGTACTGGGTCGGTGGCGCGGCGCTGCTCGCCCTGACGACGGTGCTCCAGGCGGCGGCGCTCGCGGTGGGCAGCCTGGCCGTCGTGCAGCCGCTCATGGCGAGCGAACTGCTCTTCACCCTGGTCGTCGGCAGCGTGATCTTCCATCGGCGGCCCGACCGGCGGACCTGGCTGGCGTTCGTGGCACTGGCGGGCGGCCTCGCGCTGTTCCTGGGCGCCGCCTCCCCCACGGGCGGCCGGGACACGGCGGTACCGGGCCGCTGGGTGTGGGCGGGTCTCGTGCTGTTCGCCGTGGTGGCGGGGTTCGCCGCGGCCGGCCGGCTGGTGCGGGGAGCCCCGCGGGCGGCCCTGTTCGGGTCGGCGTCGGCGGTGGCATTCGGCGGCACGGCGGCGCTGCTGAAGGAGGTCACCGGGAGGTTCCCCCAGGGGGTGCGCGCGGTCCTCACCGGGTGGCCGCTCTACGCCACCGCCGTGGTCGGCGTGATCGCCTTCCTGCTGTTGCAGAGCGCCCTGCGGGCGGGCACCCTCGCGGCGTCGCAGCCGGCGCTGACCCTCGGGGACGCGCTGACCAGCGTCGCGCTGGGCTCGGCCCTGTTCGGGGAGGAGATCGGGCTCGGGGTGCGCGTGCTGCCCGAGCTGATCGGGCTGGCGCTGATCGGGCTCGGCAGCATCGGCCTGGCCCGCGCGCCGTCCGTGCACGGGACGTGGGACACGGCACCGGCGGCCCGCGACGGCCCCGGTGCCGGTCCGCGCGCCCGGCCGCGCGGGGCGTGGCGGGCCGGGTCGTCCTCGGCGCTCCCCGGGAGCGCGCCGGGGACGGAGGACGACGGACCGCGGGCCCGGGGCCGGCCGGGACGCCCCGGGCGCGGGGCCGGGGAAGGCGGGGACGATGGATGA